In Thauera aromatica K172, one DNA window encodes the following:
- a CDS encoding type II toxin-antitoxin system Phd/YefM family antitoxin, with protein sequence MQVVNIHEARTHLSRLLESIERGEEVVIARAGRPVATLTAYRPVRRKLAAPGSMKGRDWRMADDFDAPVDELFSCLQQP encoded by the coding sequence ATGCAGGTCGTCAACATCCATGAAGCCAGGACCCATCTGTCGCGCTTGCTCGAATCGATCGAACGCGGCGAGGAAGTCGTCATTGCGCGTGCAGGCCGCCCCGTTGCCACGCTGACCGCCTATCGTCCGGTGCGCCGCAAGCTTGCTGCACCGGGAAGCATGAAAGGCCGCGACTGGCGGATGGCCGACGATTTCGATGCGCCGGTCGATGAGCTGTTTTCCTGCCTGCAACAACCGTAG